One window of the Marinitoga litoralis genome contains the following:
- a CDS encoding DUF1659 domain-containing protein, which translates to MATKVSLGDKVRISFDYGVDGDGKQIIKRKSFNIIAGATDDQVYTASNNFASLCEKSLIEIEKIENYELQA; encoded by the coding sequence ATGGCAACTAAGGTTAGTTTGGGTGATAAGGTAAGAATTTCTTTTGATTATGGGGTAGATGGTGATGGAAAACAAATTATTAAAAGAAAGTCTTTTAACATTATTGCAGGGGCAACTGATGATCAAGTGTATACAGCATCAAATAACTTTGCTTCATTGTGTGAAAAATCATTAATCGAAATTGAAAAAATTGAAAATTATGAACTACAAGCTTAA
- a CDS encoding DUF2922 domain-containing protein, with product MAKKLRMSFVNTVDGKRKTIYLNDPRVDLTDTEVQNAMDSFIGVFVPAGYEKDNASIVDTTTNELFDLIQ from the coding sequence ATGGCAAAAAAATTAAGAATGTCTTTTGTAAACACTGTAGACGGTAAAAGAAAAACAATTTATTTAAATGACCCAAGAGTAGATTTAACAGACACAGAAGTACAAAACGCTATGGATTCTTTTATTGGTGTTTTTGTTCCAGCAGGATACGAAAAAGATAATGCGTCTATTGTTGATACAACTACTAATGAATTATTTGACTTAATTCAGTAA